From Solibaculum mannosilyticum:
ATCCACCTTTTCCTTATCCGTATGGGGTTCCTGGAAAAAGGTGAAAACTCGGCCCTTACCGCCCTCAAATCCGCTGCCTCTGGTCATGGCGGCGTCGATCTCGTCCTCAGAGATAAACTGCTTGACCGAAGGTACTTCCGTCAACTGAGAGGTAAAGGTGGTGCGAGGCAAGGACAGATCTTGCAGGTTCTCCCAAATTTCTTTGGGTTTATGGTAGTGGAAGCGCAGCAAATCCCGATCCTGCTGGTAGGCCGTCCAGAAGGCAGCATATTCTTCCGCAAGGTTCTGGCGAAACTCCGGGCTTTTCAGCTGTTCGGTGAGCCATGCAGATTCCTCTGGGAAACCGCGCCCCGGATTGTTGGAAAGGATGGGCAGATACCCAGCTTCTCTGGCTTCCTCGCTGAAATCGTGGTACAGATTCCAGAACTTTTCCGCGAGGAGGGAGCGTTCATAGCCCGCAGCCTCAGCCAGCTCCACATTGGTGGCAAACTGGCCGTCCTGCAAAAGCTGGCCGATACGCTCAGCGGCACTCTCCCAGGAAATGACCTGGGCGGACTTATCGTAACGGGCAGTTTTGCCGTGGGAAAGATGGATTCCATCCTCGGCATACCATGCAGTGATGCTGCCAATCCCGTTGCCGCCATGGTACAGGGTTTTCAGGGTGTCTGCGATCTCGGTGGTGGACTTCTGCTCCTCAAAGGCCGCGACAATGCGCTCTCTCTGGCGATAGGTGTTGCCGCCCAGCCGCAGCACATGGTCGATGTCAGCCTGGGCAAAAGAAAAAGCAGAGGATGTTTTCACATTCTCTGCTTCATCTATGATTCTGATTTGTTCTGCTTCGGAGAGGAAGAAACTCAGCTGTGAATAAGCTCCGCCATCAGAATCTCCTCGGCCTGTGCTTTGCAGGTGTTCATCAGGCCCACCCAGCGCATCGGGTCGCTGGCTTTCAGCTGCTCCGTCGCGCCCGCGTCTTTCGCCAGCTGGGGCATCATCTGCTCCAGACGGCTCTGCGCTGTCTCGTCGATCTCGATGAGGTGCGGGTACAGCTTCTCGGTCAGCAGCAGCTGATTGTAAATCAGGGGCCGGTGTTCCTTCAGGTACGCTTTCCGCATCCTGCCGTACTTGCCCAGGGGCTTCTCCGGCTGTTCGGTCAGCTTCAGGTCGGGAATCTGATAATCTCCGTTCATCGTGTAAGTCAGGCTGTTCTCCATGTGTAACGCTCCTTTCCGCGAGTTGCTCGCGCTCATAGATCTGGATGGTGACGCCGATCTGCCGCAAAACCTGCTGGTTAATCTGGCTGACCGCCGCGCCCAACGCCCCAACCGTGGCCGGGGTATTGAAATCGAAAATCGGCATGAAGTCCTCATGCTGGAAATATTGTTCCGTATCCAGCCCACAGCGAGACATCAGGGCATAGGCGA
This genomic window contains:
- a CDS encoding TnpV protein gives rise to the protein MTYTMNGDYQIPDLKLTEQPEKPLGKYGRMRKAYLKEHRPLIYNQLLLTEKLYPHLIEIDETAQSRLEQMMPQLAKDAGATEQLKASDPMRWVGLMNTCKAQAEEILMAELIHS